The genomic segment aaattttctcactTGGCTAGTGCCTTAATGTGCATTCACCAATGCATCCCAGATTTTTTTAGCATGTTACAATTAGACACTCTATTGTACTCGACTGGACCAATACTACAAATAAGAATGTTTTTGGCTTTTGCATTCTTTTGTAGTGCAACAACATCTTTCGCAGtgaattcactccttactttttTCACTTGTTCTCCATCCACTGTCTTCATGGGAATTGTTGGTCCATCAATAATTCTGTCCCATAATTCATAATCTACACTTTGAAAAAATGTCTTCATCCTAGATTTCCATCAAATGAAGTGAGACCTATCTAACAGTGGAGGTCGAATAATGGATTGACCTTCACTATGACCAGTAGGTGGTGCGTAATAaatcatattgatctttgtcttaggtcctaaccctttttaagacaaccctctttgataccacttgttagagtacgtgccctactgATCAGTGGCTTAAACGTAAGAGTTTTCTATTGATGAaacgggttgcctgacgtgttccaagaaagcaataaaacaaaaagtaaagaacacatcgatttttacgtggaaaccacccagctcaaaaaggtgtaaaaatcTACAACCTgcacctctataggatttaaccttaacttcactaaataactctgagcctcaacaacgactgattacaaaactcttgtaaccaataaataggaattataaactctaattcctttaactcaacgactaggaattataaactctaatttctaactacacacacacctcccaaggtatgtgttcccaaagtctctgagttttccccaactcgaagactagctcctagttcagtttataacacactaaaactaatattacatcgatagttcaaacacaatgaacaactctaaaaatcaacgctaaaactcttagatGGATTCTATagttaggaccaggttcttcaatgtgtttcttcagtgattgagtagcacttcgtgaagtcaatctgtcgattgtgcttttctgtTTTGTAAGTGTGTGAGTTTATTCTaactgatgcatcttctatttaagcacaactcttcaaagagtcattctttatttcaaactcccccttcaatcataactcccattgcatagagttctacttcaagtgagactcattcttcaatttcaactctCTAAAGTGTCCTTCAAATTGTATGTTTTGCATAGAACtcttcaattttcagaatctttctccttctacacataggactcttaaggatatgctcagaagtgaaactgcttcttcacataggactcttttttcaactcaacttgatttcccttatcatcaagtgtttgaatcaaattcaacttgttctattccccacgtgatcagtaagttgaagtttccaGTTGCACTAATTTAATTCattctgatttttaattatttataccgTAGACTGCACTCTTGAACTTGTCGGATCAGTGGAACAcgtatatcaacttgtttcatttatattgtcattcatcaaaacttcaaggttccaacagCCATGAACTCTTCCTTCTTCACCTACTTGATTTtgcattttagtgtttagctttGATACTGGACCTTCTTGTTCTTGGCCATGTGATGCAAATTTTATATCTCCTGGCCCCTCTCCTCTAATTCCTGAAAAATTAGGAGGTGAACCGAAAAATTGAGTTTTCATCTAATCAAGGGCTCAAGGCTATAATTTGAGATGAAGACACAAGTACCGCTGAACTTATACCCGGCTGGAGAAAGTTGCAATGATACACAAACTTTACGTGGATCTATTACCCTATTAGCCCCTAGTTTTGTGCTCATTTTTTGTTGAGACGACTGTCTGCCAAATAGCAGAATATCTTTATTCTTTGTGTTCCTTTTTTCTGTGTGTTCCTTTTGTGACTTGGGAAAGTCGACACAAAAGGAGAACAAAAAGATGAGTTTAACGATAATAGGACCCCGAAAAGTTAGGTGTGTCGGAGCACTTTGGGTATAGTCTGGGGTACTTTGTGTATCAtctcttataatttcttttggcATTTCTTTTAGTGTAGTGAGTATCAAGAGTACTGTAAGTAGAAGCCCAAAAGTCACATTAATCTCGAAAAATCACTCGTATCAAGAGTACTAGAAGTAGCGAAAAATAGATGGAAAAACAGAAAAGTTACCCAACTATGATTATTTCAGCTATAAATTAGGCCGAACCAATTTAAGCATATTTTCATAGCTATCGCTACTTTGCAAGTGAAGTGATAGTAATTAAATgattttttataagaaaattacAATAGTTGAATGACTACGTAGGTGAAATGGCTACAATTAACTGACTTTTATTACAACCTTCAATTACGAAACAAACGCCCTCCGTCCCAATAGATTCAAAAAAAACTTTCCTATATCgtaattttttaatacatcatttcaatattttgaattatgaattcgtTTACTTTTTATAAGTGGTTAGTAAACTTAAAAACTTTTTGTATTATCCGAATTCACAACCAAAAGTATAACTATTTGAATTCGAAATTCGAACCACATCATTTGGACAAAAGAGTACTcccatttattattatatttaataaaaaattaactttaaaatacccatttaacttcaaaatctttttcttaaCTACCTCACATAAACTACCTCACAACATAAATTGAGATCAGGGAGTAATGTTTTCACTAATTTTAAAGTTATTCACTTTTGCGTACCTTGATCAACATGGGAAGACTGTTTATCCCTTTGTAAGTCCCTATCTTTCTCCTTTTGTTCAGCTTGTTGCATTCCCCCACCACTGGAAAACTCGATCCCTCCAACTTTAACAGCTGGGTGAGGATCAAATTTTTCCTTTTGGCTTGCTTGGTCAACACTTGTTACAGGAATAACACGatgaacatttttttttcttgcttgcTCTGAAGCCATTGTTGTTACTAATTTCACTTCGCTTTTTGTCTTGTATTGTTGAAGCTATTTGAAATATTCGAATGAGATCAATAACTTAGCGAAAGAAATTAAGATGATGTATATATAGAACagagaaaaaaattttaaaaaaaatatagagggAACTGCATGACAAGTTAGCAACCGAATATGGTCTGATGGTACTAGTAATTTTCATTACACGTGGTGAAGGAGGAGTATAGACAAACTGGATGAGTCAGGTATTGAATACTTACGTGTCTTCATGCTATGCTATTATGGATAACTGAATATTTATCAATGTGTCATGAAACAAATTAATTTAAGAGTAACAAAATCGGGATCACCTTTTATTGCGaatgaaaaaaagaatttataGCAATAGTCTTGGGTATCGTTATCCATAATGTGATTAGAGACATCCATAATGTGATTAAAGACATGATAAATCAGaccacaccaaaaaaaaaaaattactgaaaaactaaaagaagtactataatatattattattattattttaataagtcAGTTGATCCGCTCTTTCCCTTCTTCACAAAAACATTTCTTCAAAGCACAAAAAGGTACATTCCTGAACTTAAAAAGATTCACCGTCAGAGAGCTATGTTTGCATAATCAGTATTGATCGGGAAGCTGAAGAACACACCAAACTGCTCTGCCAAAAGGACACTTGTTACTCTGGAAATGTCTAGGAAATGGTTAtcaaacaggtatatttcaaagGGTTTGTTTGGTACATTAACCTGGGAGTTGGGAGTTAGGATCGAGAATATCGAATAGTGCAGAATTATATaaactaattaatttaaaataataataataataataataataataataataataataataataataatttaaaaaaataaagaagacataaatttaatatgATACGATCAATTTGATTTAAGTTCACTATCAAAAGGAGAAATAATTTTACTATACGCCAACGAAATAAAAGAAAGTATAAAAGCAAAAGAAAGtacaaaattagagtaattaaaCACTATAATATCCCAAATATCTTAAGAGAATAACCACACAAGATCATTCCAAAGAAGGGTTTACACAAGTGTTTTTCAACACAATTCTCTCACAAATACTCTCTATAAAGACGAAACAAACATAACTAAAATCTTCTTAAATTTGGTACGTCTAAGGTGAACAAACTCTCCTCTACTTATAGGATGAAGTTCTTGGGTGACAAGAGATAATTCCAAAATAATCTCATTCACATGAGAAGAAAAAACTCTTAATAGAAATTTTCAATATATCATTTATTAGAGAATTcaagagatttttaataaaatataaattaaaaatatgattatattacaAATCTCCACCTTAATCTAATTTTGACTAATATATAATATGGTCCATCTTTTTCACCAAAGCCCCAAGGGCTTCAAAATTTAAGATATCAGAATCAGGGGGATCTTTATCTAAAATCAAAGCAGTATTAACACTTATAACAGTATATCCCATTAATGTGTACAACATTTCAAAACTTATGTGCCTTTATAACCACAAGATCACCTCTAGAGACTTCAAGAACTCCACTTCTACCTGTGTATTTGCACTCAGAAGATTATAGAGTGCCCAAAGAGATAAGATTTTTCTTCAATTCGAAAGTGCATCTAATATTTGTGAAAGCTCTTACAATATCATCGTGCATTTTATTCGAACcataactttttaaataattttgcaTGCAACATTATTGTTCAAGACAACTCCACCTTCAACAGAATCATATGTAGAAAACAAGTAATTGTCAGGATATATATGAAACGAACAATCTGAATCTAAAATTCGTTCATTGTTAAAACAAgaattattttctcatttttttctttttctttgtttttcaacTTAGGACAACCAAACCTGATGTTGCCCTTTTTATGACAATAATAATACactaaattattaaatttgaacTGTGTATTAGATCTGTTCCTGGCAAATAAATCAGACGCCTGATTTTTACTGTCTTCCTttaaaatatctttatttatCTAATCTTTAATTACATTTTAAcacaaattttatttatcttaagagataatt from the Capsicum annuum cultivar UCD-10X-F1 chromosome 9, UCD10Xv1.1, whole genome shotgun sequence genome contains:
- the LOC107842309 gene encoding uncharacterized protein LOC107842309 isoform X1, translating into MASEQARKKNVHRVIPVTSVDQASQKEKFDPHPAVKVGGIEFSSGGGMQQAEQKEKDRDLQRDKQSSHVDQGIRGEGPGDIKFASHGQEQEGPVSKLNTKMQNQVGEEGRVHGCWNLEVLMNDNINETS
- the LOC107842309 gene encoding uncharacterized protein LOC107842309 isoform X2, whose amino-acid sequence is MASEQARKKNVHRVIPVTSVDQASQKEKFDPHPAVKVGGIEFSSGGGMQQAEQKEKDRDLQRDKQSSHVDQGESERRRAKFVHG